Genomic segment of Aliarcobacter trophiarum LMG 25534:
TTTGATAAAGATGTTTCAAAATATTATAAAAAAGGAACACAAGAAGAGTTAGATGAACTTATAAATTTTGTTTGGAATAAAGAAGATTTAAAGTCTTTAGTAAAAAAAGGTATAAAAATAGAGGTTTTTTTAGGGGGAAAAGATAAAATAATTGATAGTTTAGAAGCAAAAGAGTTTTTTAAAGAGTTTGCTACTGTTTACTATTTTAAAGAGAAAGGACATTTATTATGATTGCAAAAATTGGAATAATTACAACAAGTGATAGAGCAAGTGCTGGAGTTTATGAAGATTTATCAGGAAAAGCTATTATAGATACTTTAAATCTTTATTTAAAATCTCATTGGGAACCTGTTTATAGATGTATTAGTGATGATAGAAAAACAATAGAAGATAATCTAATAGATTTAATTGATAATGAAAAGTGTTGTTTAGTTGTAACAACAGGTGGAACAGGACCAGCACAAAGAGATGTAACTCCAGAAGCCACAGAAGCCGTTTGTGATAGAATGATGCCAGGTTTTGGAGAACTTATGAGAAGTGTAAGTTTACAATATGTTCCAACTGCTATTTTATCAAGACAAACAGCAGGTCTTAGAGGAAGCTCTTTGATAGTAAATCTTCCAGGAAAACCAAAATCTATTAAAGAGTGTTTAGATGCAGTTTTTCCAGCAATTCCATACTGTATAGATATTATGGAAGGTCCATATTTAGAGACAAATGAAGAGATTATAAAAGCTTTTAGACCAAAAAAGTAGTGATAAGAATATTTATAAAAGATATATAAATATCTATAAAAGTACTTTAAATACCAAATGATATATGGTATTAATTTATAAAAAGTAAGAAATAAATATGAAAACAATTTTAATATCAGGTGGAAGTGGTTTTGTAGGACAAAGTTTATTTAACTTTTTTAAAAATCAAAATTACGACGTTAATATTTTAAGCAGAGAAATTTTAAAAGATAGTAAAAAACTGGATGAATTTATTCAAAATAGTGATATTTTAATAAATTTAAGTGGAGCAAATATTATAAATAGATGGAGTGAAAAATATAAAAAATTACTCTATAAAAGTAGAATTGATACAACAAAGACTTTAGTAGAATCTATAAAAAGAGTTGAAAAAAAGCCAAAAATGTTTATATCAACTTCGGCTGTTGGAATTTATGATAATAAATCAAAATATGATGAAAATGGCTCTTTAGGAGATGATTTTTTATCAAAACTTTGTCAAGATTGGGAAAAAGAGGCATTAAAAGCAAAAAATACTACTACAAAAGTATCAGTTTTTAGATTTGGAATAGTTTTAGGAAAAAGTGGAGGAGCTTTTAAAAAGATGATTACTCCTTTTAAACTAGGGCTTGGTGGAATTATTGGAAATGGAAAACAGCATTTCTCATATATTCATATAGAAGATTTGCTAGAAGCTTATAAATATATAATAAAAAATGAATTTGATGGTATTTTTAATCTTACAGCTCCAATTCCTACAACAAACTATGAATTTACAAAGACTCTAGGAAAAGTTTTAAATAGAGCTACAATTTTTACTATTCCTGAATTTATTTTAAAATTAATATTTAGTGAAGGTGCAAAAGTATTAAGTGATGGACAAAGTGCAGTTCCCAAGAAACTTCTTGATTTGGGCTTTGAGTTTAAATATAAAAATATAGAAGATAGTTTAAAAAGTTTAGTAAAATGAGACAAATTCTTTGGTTTAG
This window contains:
- a CDS encoding TIGR01777 family oxidoreductase, with protein sequence MKTILISGGSGFVGQSLFNFFKNQNYDVNILSREILKDSKKLDEFIQNSDILINLSGANIINRWSEKYKKLLYKSRIDTTKTLVESIKRVEKKPKMFISTSAVGIYDNKSKYDENGSLGDDFLSKLCQDWEKEALKAKNTTTKVSVFRFGIVLGKSGGAFKKMITPFKLGLGGIIGNGKQHFSYIHIEDLLEAYKYIIKNEFDGIFNLTAPIPTTNYEFTKTLGKVLNRATIFTIPEFILKLIFSEGAKVLSDGQSAVPKKLLDLGFEFKYKNIEDSLKSLVK
- the mog gene encoding molybdopterin adenylyltransferase, giving the protein MIAKIGIITTSDRASAGVYEDLSGKAIIDTLNLYLKSHWEPVYRCISDDRKTIEDNLIDLIDNEKCCLVVTTGGTGPAQRDVTPEATEAVCDRMMPGFGELMRSVSLQYVPTAILSRQTAGLRGSSLIVNLPGKPKSIKECLDAVFPAIPYCIDIMEGPYLETNEEIIKAFRPKK